One genomic segment of Primulina tabacum isolate GXHZ01 chromosome 9, ASM2559414v2, whole genome shotgun sequence includes these proteins:
- the LOC142504604 gene encoding uncharacterized protein LOC142504604: MGNCIIKESSMQWGGEDWSTSFARESDFSNRTRNRRDFYAETERTSLLGVSSLPKAAGSKVMKIRISKKQLSDLLKNADMEGLSAQEVLARLTEAGDQLDAHRALALTSIPE, from the coding sequence ATGGGCAACTGTATCATCAAGGAATCCTCCATGCAATGGGGTGGCGAAGACTGGAGTACGTCATTCGCACGTGAATCCGATTTCTCCAATAGAACCAGGAATCGCCGGGATTTCTACGCCGAAACAGAAAGAACAAGTCTTCTTGGAGTTTCGTCATTACCCAAAGCTGCAGGATCGAAGGTCATGAAGATAAGGATATCCAAGAAGCAGTTGTCGGATCTGTTGAAGAATGCCGATATGGAGGGATTGTCGGCGCAGGAAGTTTTGGCCCGATTGACGGAGGCCGGCGATCAACTTGATGCCCATCGAGCGCTTGCCTTGACAAGCATTCCTGAGTGA
- the LOC142555768 gene encoding uncharacterized protein LOC142555768: MKITLERAKIQEEHFPRVSLDSPHPSDLSHKSTSIRKWPSRRIKNSSVGVLLKRGVGTQSAKRGSHPETPMQRWKLDAINDENDSVVEEKSSLDAGLRGFRKSRTAVSARKLAAGIWRLRLPEYPSHGGHSLGVQPRDGRVHHVDAVHRPHEKDLVHSQHSCSALRKFGMFSQFPDSSTEGVTKWDPVGSKRSTELRRGSGQPKRINQRETSGLVTSALERELEHARARISELETERRSSKKKLEQFLLKLSEERASWRSREHEKIRAILHNMKDELIKEKKTRQRLDMVNSKLVNQLSEAKLYAKRYMQQSEKERKARELIEEVCDELAKEIGDDRDEVEAAKRESMKVQEDVEEERRMLQMAEVWREERVQMKLVDAKVMLEEKYVQMNNLVADLQTLLNLRSTISDIGEMKKAELLCEAAGSVNIQDVRELRYEPPSSDEIFCLFEDNFGESNKMEAERCLGYGPCHDSQIHTMSPGVGILVEDGALALSNVFKSQSGELEEDTSEWETASHVEDQGSSYSPDGSDPSVSTHFQARNISRSREETPVKDVGEVLVPTRNSKKALSISRLWRSQPSNNSDSYKLLSADGIKGRLSNGATTSPDHVSPPDLAEQLSSPVAGNPQVTRGRKGCIEWPLGVQKSSLKARLLEARMDNQNTQLRQVLKQKI, encoded by the exons ATGAAGATAACCTTAGAAAGAGCCAAAATCCAAGAAGAACACTTTCCTAGAGTTTCTCTGGACTCCCCACATCCATCAGATCTCTCGCACAAGTCCACTTCCATTCGCAAGTGGCCTAGCCGGAGAATCAAGAACTCCAGCGTCGGTGTGTTGTTGAAAAGGGGAGTTGGGACCCAGTCTGCTAAACGGGGCAGCCACCCAGAAACCCCTATGCAAAGATGGAAGCTTGATGCAATTAATGACGAGAATGATTCGGTGGTGGAGGAGAAATCGTCTCTAGATGCTGGCTTGAGAGGTTTCCGGAAAAGTAGGACCGCCGTGTCGGCAAGGAAGCTGGCCGCCGGAATTTGGAGGCTGCGTTTGCCGGAGTATCCGAGTCATGGTGGCCACAGTTTAGGAGTTCAG CCAAGAGATGGCCGTGTTCATCATGTGGACGCCGTGCATCGTCCTCACGAAAAGGATTTGGTACACAGTCAGCATTCTTGTTCCGCTCTTAGAAAG TTTGGCATGTTTTCTCAATTTCCCGACTCTTCGACCGAGGGAGTGACAAAGTGGGATCCTGTTGGTTCGAAAAGGTCTACTGAATTGAGGCGGGGATCTGGCCAACCAAAGCGCATTAACCAACGGGAAACTTCTGGTTTGGTGACATCTGCCCTTGAGAGAGAACTTGAGCATGCTAGAGCCAGAATCAGTGAGCTCGAAACTGAGCGTCGATCTTCTAAAAAGAAACTTGAGCAGTTCTTGCTGAAACTCAGCGAGGAAAGGGCTTCTTGGCGGAGTAGAGAACATGAAAAAATCCGTGCAATTTTACACAATATGAAGGATGAATTaatcaaagaaaagaaaaccaGGCAGCGACTTGATATGGTCAATTCCAAGTTGGTAAATCAGTTATCTGAAGCTAAGTTATATGCAAAGCGCTATATGCAACAAAGTGAAAAGGAGAGGAAGGCCAGGGAACTGATAGAGGAGGTCTGTGATGAGCTTGCTAAAGAAATCGGAGACGACAGGGATGAAGTTGAAGCAGCAAAGAGAGAATCGATGAAAGTTCAGGAGGATGTGGAAGAAGAGAGAAGGATGTTGCAGATGGCTGAGGTTTGGCGTGAGGAACGAGTGCAAATGAAGCTTGTCGATGCAAAGGTTATGCTTGAAGAGAAGTATGTGCAGATGAACAATCTAGTAGCCGATCTTCAGAcccttttgaatttgagaaGTACAATTTCCGATATAGGTGAAATGAAAAAAGCAGAATTGCTCTGTGAGGCTGCTGGCTCTGTCAACATACAAGATGTCAGGGAATTAAGGTACGAGCCCCCAAGTTCTGATGAAATCTTCTGTCTCTTTGAAGATAATTTTGGAGAATCCAACAAGATGGAGGCTGAGCGATGTCTTGGATACGGTCCTTGCCATGACTCCCAGATTCACACAATGAGTCCTGGGGTGGGAATTCTTGTTGAAGATGGTGCTCTTGCACTTTCCAACGTGTTTAAGAGTCAAAGTGGTGAACTCGAAGAAGATACTAGTGAGTGGGAAACAGCGAGCCATGTTGAGGATCAGGGCTCAAGTTATTCCCCCGATGGAAGCGATCCTTCTGTCAGCACGCATTTTCAAGCCAGAAATATTTCAAGAAGCAGAGAGGAGACACCTGTTAAGGACGTTGGAGAAGTTCTGGTGCCAACAAGAAATTCGAAAAAGGCCTTGTCTATTTCTAGGCTATGGAGATCACAACCGAGCAACAACAGTGATAGTTATAAACTCTTGTCAGCTGATGGAATAAAGGGGAGACTTTCGAATGGAGCTACTACATCCCCAGATCATGTTAGTCCACCGGATTTGGCTGAACAATTGAGCTCGCCTGTCGCAGGAAATCCACAGGTGACTCGAGGGAGGAAAGGATGCATTGAATGGCCACTTGGTGTGCAGAAGAGTAGTTTAAAGGCCAGACTTTTGGAAGCAAGGATGGATAATCAAAATACCCAATTGCGCCAGGTTTTAAAGCAGAAAATCTAG
- the LOC142555770 gene encoding autophagy-related protein 8C-like — protein MAKSSFKLEHPLERRQAEASRIREKYPDRIPVIVEKAERSDIPDIDKKKYLVPGDLTVGQFVYVIRKRIKLSAEKAIFVFVKNILPPTASMMSAIYEENKDEDGFLYMTYSGENTFGSS, from the exons ATGGCTAAAAGCTCCTTCAAATTGGAACATCCTCTCG AGAGGCGACAGGCTGAGGCTTCTCGTATCAGGGAGAAGTACCCCGACAGAATTCCG GTTATTGTGGAAAAGGCTGAAAGAAGTGATATTCCGGACATTGACAAGAAAAA ATATCTGGTTCCTGGTGATCTGACAGTGGGGCAGTTTGTCTATGTTATCCGTAAAAGAATTAAGCTCAGTGCTGAGAAAGCCATATTTGTGTTTGTCAAGAACATTCTTCCTCCCACTG CTTCCATGATGTCTGCAATTTATGAGGAAAACAAAGATGAGGATGGTTTCTTGTACATGACTTACAGTGGCGAGAATACCTTCGGATCGAGCTGA
- the LOC142555769 gene encoding putative tetraacyldisaccharide 4'-kinase, mitochondrial isoform X3, which produces MENMRKAVRQIAYSHTLSSLPLLHLSLLPLLSFASSLYSIALSLRHHLYNLKILTKHRLPVPVISVGNLTWGGNGKTPMVEFLARLLIDSGVSPLILTRGYGGADEAKMLRRHLQGTCAKIGIGVNRAATALSFLEKYGYVNFHDIRCSKRIFSEEKEKNLSNSDQIGAAILDDGMQVQEKDIKALESSVQKVKESVPIFLTEMAPLHFFKPGDVSFKIPLEAVKNKILLCISGIGFADSFIQRIDKMGPRYLDRLDFSDHHLFRMKDINIVRTRIQTLESKFAAKPIVVATEKDYDRSPRILQLLEPYEVLVVCCRLQILPHDEITENCFEKIMMELFRRDEHGDC; this is translated from the exons ATGGAGAATATGCGCAAAGCGGTGAGGCAAATAGCTTATTCGCACACACTCTCTTCTCTTCCTCTCCTGCACCTCTCTCTGCTTCCGCTCCTCTCCTTTGCTTCTTCCCTATACAGCATAGCTCTATCCCTCCGCCACCACCTTTATAATCTAAAGATCCTCACCAAACACAG GTTACCGGTGCCTGTGATTAGTGTTGGGAATTTGACATGGGGTGGCAACGGGAAGACGCCAATGGTGGAGTTTCTTGCGCGTTTATTGATTGATTCTGGGGTTTCTCCTCTCATTCTTACAAGG GGTTATGGCGGTGCTGATGAAGCTAAAATGCTTCGGAGGCATCTGCAAGGGACATGTGCAAAGATTGGCATTGGTGTAAACCGAGCTGCCACAGcgttgagttttcttgaaaAGTATGGCTACGTGAATTTTCATGACATTCGTTGTTCGAAACGAATATTTTCTGAGGAGAAAGAGAAAAACCTTTCCAACTCAGACCAAATTGGTGCAGCTATACTTGATGATGGAATGCAG GTGCAGGAAAAAGACATTAAAGCCCTGGAATCATCAGTTCAGAAGGTCAAAGAATCTGTTCCTATATTCTTAACTGAAATGGCTCCATTACACTTCTTCAAACCTGGAGACGTGTCTTTTAAAATTCCACTGGAGGCTGTAAAAAACAAGATTCTGTTGTGCATATCTGGGATTGGTTTTGCCGACTCCTTCATTCAAAGGATTGATAAG ATGGGACCAAGATATTTGGATCGGTTAGACTTCAGTGATCACCATTTGTTTCGAATGAAG GATATTAACATAGTAAGAACTAGGATTCAAACACTTGAGTCCAAGTTTGCTGCTAAGCCAATTGTTGTTGCGACTGAAAAG GATTATGACAGATCTCCACGGATTCTTCAACTCCTTGAACCATACGAAGTACTGGTTGTTTGTTGTCGCTTGCAAATATTGCCACACGACGAGATAACAGAAAATTGCTTTGAGAAGATCATGATGGAGCTTTTCAGGCGAGATGAACATGGCGATTGCTAA
- the LOC142555769 gene encoding putative tetraacyldisaccharide 4'-kinase, mitochondrial isoform X1: protein MENMRKAVRQIAYSHTLSSLPLLHLSLLPLLSFASSLYSIALSLRHHLYNLKILTKHRLPVPVISVGNLTWGGNGKTPMVEFLARLLIDSGVSPLILTRGYGGADEAKMLRRHLQGTCAKIGIGVNRAATALSFLEKYGYVNFHDIRCSKRIFSEEKEKNLSNSDQIGAAILDDGMQHLSLWRDLEIVMINAMMPWGNHRLVPLGPLREPLTALGRADIVIIHHADLVQEKDIKALESSVQKVKESVPIFLTEMAPLHFFKPGDVSFKIPLEAVKNKILLCISGIGFADSFIQRIDKMGPRYLDRLDFSDHHLFRMKDINIVRTRIQTLESKFAAKPIVVATEKDYDRSPRILQLLEPYEVLVVCCRLQILPHDEITENCFEKIMMELFRRDEHGDC, encoded by the exons ATGGAGAATATGCGCAAAGCGGTGAGGCAAATAGCTTATTCGCACACACTCTCTTCTCTTCCTCTCCTGCACCTCTCTCTGCTTCCGCTCCTCTCCTTTGCTTCTTCCCTATACAGCATAGCTCTATCCCTCCGCCACCACCTTTATAATCTAAAGATCCTCACCAAACACAG GTTACCGGTGCCTGTGATTAGTGTTGGGAATTTGACATGGGGTGGCAACGGGAAGACGCCAATGGTGGAGTTTCTTGCGCGTTTATTGATTGATTCTGGGGTTTCTCCTCTCATTCTTACAAGG GGTTATGGCGGTGCTGATGAAGCTAAAATGCTTCGGAGGCATCTGCAAGGGACATGTGCAAAGATTGGCATTGGTGTAAACCGAGCTGCCACAGcgttgagttttcttgaaaAGTATGGCTACGTGAATTTTCATGACATTCGTTGTTCGAAACGAATATTTTCTGAGGAGAAAGAGAAAAACCTTTCCAACTCAGACCAAATTGGTGCAGCTATACTTGATGATGGAATGCAG CATCTGAGCTTATGGCGTGACCTGGAAATTGTGATGATCAATGCGATGATGCCGTGGGGAAATCATCGGTTGGTTCCACTTGGACCGTTAAGGGAACCTCTGACAGCATTGGGCCGAGCAGATATTGTCATCATTCATCATGCAGATTTG GTGCAGGAAAAAGACATTAAAGCCCTGGAATCATCAGTTCAGAAGGTCAAAGAATCTGTTCCTATATTCTTAACTGAAATGGCTCCATTACACTTCTTCAAACCTGGAGACGTGTCTTTTAAAATTCCACTGGAGGCTGTAAAAAACAAGATTCTGTTGTGCATATCTGGGATTGGTTTTGCCGACTCCTTCATTCAAAGGATTGATAAG ATGGGACCAAGATATTTGGATCGGTTAGACTTCAGTGATCACCATTTGTTTCGAATGAAG GATATTAACATAGTAAGAACTAGGATTCAAACACTTGAGTCCAAGTTTGCTGCTAAGCCAATTGTTGTTGCGACTGAAAAG GATTATGACAGATCTCCACGGATTCTTCAACTCCTTGAACCATACGAAGTACTGGTTGTTTGTTGTCGCTTGCAAATATTGCCACACGACGAGATAACAGAAAATTGCTTTGAGAAGATCATGATGGAGCTTTTCAGGCGAGATGAACATGGCGATTGCTAA
- the LOC142555769 gene encoding putative tetraacyldisaccharide 4'-kinase, mitochondrial isoform X2 yields MENMRKAVRQIAYSHTLSSLPLLHLSLLPLLSFASSLYSIALSLRHHLYNLKILTKHSVGNLTWGGNGKTPMVEFLARLLIDSGVSPLILTRGYGGADEAKMLRRHLQGTCAKIGIGVNRAATALSFLEKYGYVNFHDIRCSKRIFSEEKEKNLSNSDQIGAAILDDGMQHLSLWRDLEIVMINAMMPWGNHRLVPLGPLREPLTALGRADIVIIHHADLVQEKDIKALESSVQKVKESVPIFLTEMAPLHFFKPGDVSFKIPLEAVKNKILLCISGIGFADSFIQRIDKMGPRYLDRLDFSDHHLFRMKDINIVRTRIQTLESKFAAKPIVVATEKDYDRSPRILQLLEPYEVLVVCCRLQILPHDEITENCFEKIMMELFRRDEHGDC; encoded by the exons ATGGAGAATATGCGCAAAGCGGTGAGGCAAATAGCTTATTCGCACACACTCTCTTCTCTTCCTCTCCTGCACCTCTCTCTGCTTCCGCTCCTCTCCTTTGCTTCTTCCCTATACAGCATAGCTCTATCCCTCCGCCACCACCTTTATAATCTAAAGATCCTCACCAAACACAG TGTTGGGAATTTGACATGGGGTGGCAACGGGAAGACGCCAATGGTGGAGTTTCTTGCGCGTTTATTGATTGATTCTGGGGTTTCTCCTCTCATTCTTACAAGG GGTTATGGCGGTGCTGATGAAGCTAAAATGCTTCGGAGGCATCTGCAAGGGACATGTGCAAAGATTGGCATTGGTGTAAACCGAGCTGCCACAGcgttgagttttcttgaaaAGTATGGCTACGTGAATTTTCATGACATTCGTTGTTCGAAACGAATATTTTCTGAGGAGAAAGAGAAAAACCTTTCCAACTCAGACCAAATTGGTGCAGCTATACTTGATGATGGAATGCAG CATCTGAGCTTATGGCGTGACCTGGAAATTGTGATGATCAATGCGATGATGCCGTGGGGAAATCATCGGTTGGTTCCACTTGGACCGTTAAGGGAACCTCTGACAGCATTGGGCCGAGCAGATATTGTCATCATTCATCATGCAGATTTG GTGCAGGAAAAAGACATTAAAGCCCTGGAATCATCAGTTCAGAAGGTCAAAGAATCTGTTCCTATATTCTTAACTGAAATGGCTCCATTACACTTCTTCAAACCTGGAGACGTGTCTTTTAAAATTCCACTGGAGGCTGTAAAAAACAAGATTCTGTTGTGCATATCTGGGATTGGTTTTGCCGACTCCTTCATTCAAAGGATTGATAAG ATGGGACCAAGATATTTGGATCGGTTAGACTTCAGTGATCACCATTTGTTTCGAATGAAG GATATTAACATAGTAAGAACTAGGATTCAAACACTTGAGTCCAAGTTTGCTGCTAAGCCAATTGTTGTTGCGACTGAAAAG GATTATGACAGATCTCCACGGATTCTTCAACTCCTTGAACCATACGAAGTACTGGTTGTTTGTTGTCGCTTGCAAATATTGCCACACGACGAGATAACAGAAAATTGCTTTGAGAAGATCATGATGGAGCTTTTCAGGCGAGATGAACATGGCGATTGCTAA
- the LOC142555769 gene encoding putative tetraacyldisaccharide 4'-kinase, mitochondrial isoform X4 has translation MVEFLARLLIDSGVSPLILTRGYGGADEAKMLRRHLQGTCAKIGIGVNRAATALSFLEKYGYVNFHDIRCSKRIFSEEKEKNLSNSDQIGAAILDDGMQHLSLWRDLEIVMINAMMPWGNHRLVPLGPLREPLTALGRADIVIIHHADLVQEKDIKALESSVQKVKESVPIFLTEMAPLHFFKPGDVSFKIPLEAVKNKILLCISGIGFADSFIQRIDKMGPRYLDRLDFSDHHLFRMKDINIVRTRIQTLESKFAAKPIVVATEKDYDRSPRILQLLEPYEVLVVCCRLQILPHDEITENCFEKIMMELFRRDEHGDC, from the exons ATGGTGGAGTTTCTTGCGCGTTTATTGATTGATTCTGGGGTTTCTCCTCTCATTCTTACAAGG GGTTATGGCGGTGCTGATGAAGCTAAAATGCTTCGGAGGCATCTGCAAGGGACATGTGCAAAGATTGGCATTGGTGTAAACCGAGCTGCCACAGcgttgagttttcttgaaaAGTATGGCTACGTGAATTTTCATGACATTCGTTGTTCGAAACGAATATTTTCTGAGGAGAAAGAGAAAAACCTTTCCAACTCAGACCAAATTGGTGCAGCTATACTTGATGATGGAATGCAG CATCTGAGCTTATGGCGTGACCTGGAAATTGTGATGATCAATGCGATGATGCCGTGGGGAAATCATCGGTTGGTTCCACTTGGACCGTTAAGGGAACCTCTGACAGCATTGGGCCGAGCAGATATTGTCATCATTCATCATGCAGATTTG GTGCAGGAAAAAGACATTAAAGCCCTGGAATCATCAGTTCAGAAGGTCAAAGAATCTGTTCCTATATTCTTAACTGAAATGGCTCCATTACACTTCTTCAAACCTGGAGACGTGTCTTTTAAAATTCCACTGGAGGCTGTAAAAAACAAGATTCTGTTGTGCATATCTGGGATTGGTTTTGCCGACTCCTTCATTCAAAGGATTGATAAG ATGGGACCAAGATATTTGGATCGGTTAGACTTCAGTGATCACCATTTGTTTCGAATGAAG GATATTAACATAGTAAGAACTAGGATTCAAACACTTGAGTCCAAGTTTGCTGCTAAGCCAATTGTTGTTGCGACTGAAAAG GATTATGACAGATCTCCACGGATTCTTCAACTCCTTGAACCATACGAAGTACTGGTTGTTTGTTGTCGCTTGCAAATATTGCCACACGACGAGATAACAGAAAATTGCTTTGAGAAGATCATGATGGAGCTTTTCAGGCGAGATGAACATGGCGATTGCTAA